From the Bdellovibrio reynosensis genome, one window contains:
- a CDS encoding NmrA family NAD(P)-binding protein — MGLKIMVTGAGGTMGQEVVSALHRAGAQFTAVSRSLERLPSHVKGLQLDYDNPLLLQEALRGVDILFLSQPYESNMLAQAENIVKAARKAGVEFIVRLSGLGADERSSYLYQRIQGEVDALVESSGIPFTILKPNIFMQCFVKSFGDAIRQGVLFLPQGEGRTSYLDARDAADVAANILQNPWHHSHKTFTLTGERPISNAEAISLISHQVRRRLAYVPVTEEVAVKEMLKTLADPWVVDVAMSVHKAAKEGAIESVSETLVSSFGKAPRKFEDFCVEMKEHWEVPGKMPQNNLSAGIL; from the coding sequence ATGGGGCTTAAAATCATGGTCACCGGTGCTGGTGGCACAATGGGCCAAGAAGTCGTAAGTGCTCTTCATCGGGCGGGTGCCCAGTTTACCGCTGTGTCGCGCTCTTTAGAACGTCTTCCGTCCCATGTAAAAGGTCTGCAGCTTGATTATGACAATCCGTTGTTATTGCAGGAAGCTTTACGAGGCGTAGATATTTTATTTCTTTCCCAGCCTTATGAATCTAATATGCTGGCCCAAGCAGAAAATATCGTCAAAGCAGCCCGAAAAGCGGGGGTCGAATTTATTGTTCGGCTCTCAGGTTTAGGGGCAGACGAAAGATCGTCTTATCTTTACCAAAGAATTCAAGGTGAGGTGGATGCATTGGTGGAGTCTTCAGGAATTCCCTTTACTATTTTAAAACCAAATATCTTTATGCAATGTTTTGTAAAATCCTTTGGTGATGCCATCCGCCAAGGGGTTTTGTTTTTACCACAAGGAGAAGGTCGAACTTCCTATCTGGATGCTAGAGATGCTGCTGATGTGGCTGCAAATATTTTGCAGAATCCGTGGCATCACTCTCACAAAACTTTTACATTGACCGGTGAACGTCCTATATCGAATGCCGAGGCAATCTCTTTAATATCGCATCAGGTGCGGCGACGCTTAGCCTATGTGCCGGTGACTGAGGAAGTTGCGGTTAAGGAAATGCTGAAAACACTGGCTGACCCTTGGGTTGTCGACGTGGCGATGAGTGTCCACAAAGCCGCTAAAGAAGGAGCGATCGAATCTGTTTCCGAAACATTAGTTTCTTCTTTCGGTAAAGCTCCAAGAAAATTCGAAGACTTCTGTGTTGAAATGAAAGAACACTGGGAAGTTCCGGGCAAGATGCCGCAAAACAACTTGTCTGCTGGTATTCTTTAG
- a CDS encoding cytochrome-c peroxidase, whose product MRSYVCIFLLALVSSVAIAAPAKAPVKQVTLTEEELLGARIFSDPRLSSPQGQSCMSCHHPRAAFSDPRRGLPVSQGATESNFGGRNAPSAMYAQFVPELTLIEEDGEQSYIGGLFWDGRANNLIEQAKGPFLNHLEMGSTKEYVVSQVCSSPTYGDLVKKVFGEKACVKNWTAARVDKVYHLVAKAIASFESTEFFSPFASKFDRVMAKEDTFTEEELRGFQVFQDENKGKCAACHVLDTENAAGKALFTDFTYDNLGIPKNPELKFLGHTAVDVGLAATTGRKEDKGAFRVPTLRNIAFTAPYGHNGYFKTLEQIVDFYNSRDVKPVCKGNLTAEEATAQNCWPRAEVAANKNTEELGNLKMTAQEQKDLIAFLKTLTDGR is encoded by the coding sequence ATGAGAAGTTATGTCTGTATCTTTCTATTGGCGTTAGTAAGTTCTGTAGCCATCGCAGCTCCTGCAAAAGCTCCAGTGAAACAAGTGACTTTGACGGAAGAAGAACTTCTTGGCGCGCGCATTTTCTCTGATCCAAGACTGTCTTCGCCGCAAGGGCAATCCTGCATGAGTTGCCATCACCCCAGAGCGGCTTTTTCGGACCCTCGCCGTGGTTTGCCGGTATCACAAGGAGCGACTGAATCTAACTTCGGTGGTCGTAATGCGCCTTCAGCGATGTACGCTCAGTTTGTTCCTGAACTGACACTTATCGAAGAAGACGGCGAGCAGTCCTATATCGGTGGACTGTTCTGGGATGGCAGAGCAAACAACCTTATTGAACAAGCTAAAGGACCTTTCTTGAATCACTTGGAAATGGGATCTACGAAAGAATACGTTGTCAGCCAAGTGTGTTCATCACCTACCTACGGTGATTTAGTTAAAAAAGTTTTCGGTGAAAAAGCCTGCGTTAAAAATTGGACAGCGGCACGCGTAGATAAGGTTTATCACTTAGTTGCGAAAGCTATCGCAAGTTTTGAATCGACTGAGTTCTTTTCTCCATTTGCCTCGAAGTTTGATCGAGTGATGGCTAAAGAAGACACTTTCACGGAAGAAGAACTGCGTGGCTTTCAAGTATTCCAAGATGAAAACAAGGGAAAGTGCGCAGCCTGCCACGTGCTGGATACTGAAAATGCAGCAGGCAAAGCGTTGTTTACTGATTTCACATACGACAACTTGGGTATTCCGAAAAATCCAGAATTAAAGTTCCTAGGTCACACAGCAGTGGATGTTGGCTTAGCGGCTACGACGGGTCGTAAAGAAGATAAAGGCGCTTTCCGCGTTCCTACCCTTAGAAACATCGCTTTCACGGCTCCATACGGGCATAATGGTTATTTTAAAACCTTAGAGCAGATCGTGGATTTCTATAACAGCCGCGATGTGAAACCAGTTTGTAAAGGAAACTTAACAGCTGAGGAAGCCACCGCCCAAAACTGCTGGCCAAGAGCGGAAGTGGCTGCGAATAAAAATACAGAAGAGCTGGGCAATTTGAAGATGACAGCCCAAGAGCAAAAAGACCTTATCGCCTTCCTAAAAACTCTGACTGACGGAAGATAA
- a CDS encoding S1 family peptidase, whose product MKKHYTSLIVAVAALLTACAPGAVYSNLEIDGNSSAIINGSKVTSRADDGSRGVVLFLPVNGLGMAVGICTATLISDRSILTAAHCFDKSSKTIAGFKIIFADHKGIATRDAYKREGGREDVIIHENFRTTKIGLLNDVAVAFFDGGIPEGFAPVEIERDKTVNYQNSTLSIYGYGKKRDSREIFAIGHGSAGDLRKAVVTLNGAYGLMQDRYQIMSKGNTQFICSGDSGSGQFVKVNGKTRVIGVTSFVTGKKDMFGHVPCTEGRSTAMKVAFFADWIDQVHAKYDR is encoded by the coding sequence ATGAAAAAACATTATACCTCACTCATTGTTGCTGTAGCTGCCCTTCTTACTGCTTGTGCTCCGGGCGCTGTTTATTCAAACCTTGAAATAGATGGCAATTCATCTGCTATTATTAATGGCTCCAAAGTTACTTCCCGTGCTGATGACGGCTCCCGTGGAGTGGTGCTGTTTCTTCCAGTAAATGGTTTGGGAATGGCAGTGGGAATTTGTACTGCGACTTTGATTAGTGATCGCAGCATTCTTACAGCGGCACACTGTTTTGATAAATCTAGCAAAACAATTGCTGGCTTTAAAATTATCTTCGCGGATCACAAAGGCATTGCGACTCGCGATGCCTATAAGCGCGAAGGAGGTAGAGAAGATGTCATCATTCATGAAAACTTCCGCACCACTAAAATTGGCTTATTAAATGACGTCGCTGTTGCTTTTTTTGATGGTGGCATTCCTGAGGGTTTTGCACCTGTGGAAATCGAACGCGATAAAACCGTGAACTACCAAAACAGCACATTAAGCATCTATGGCTATGGTAAGAAAAGAGACTCTCGCGAGATCTTTGCTATCGGCCACGGCAGCGCCGGTGACCTACGTAAAGCGGTAGTTACGTTAAACGGTGCTTATGGATTGATGCAAGATCGTTATCAAATTATGAGCAAAGGAAACACTCAATTCATTTGCAGCGGAGATTCTGGTTCTGGTCAATTCGTAAAAGTGAACGGCAAAACCCGCGTGATTGGTGTAACTTCGTTTGTGACTGGCAAAAAAGATATGTTCGGTCACGTTCCTTGCACTGAGGGCCGTTCAACAGCGATGAAGGTAGCCTTCTTCGCTGACTGGATTGATCAAGTTCACGCTAAATACGATCGTTAA
- a CDS encoding UdgX family uracil-DNA binding protein (This protein belongs to the uracil DNA glycosylase superfamily, members of which act in excision repair of DNA. However, it belongs more specifically to UdgX branch, whose founding member was found to bind uracil in DNA (where it does not belong), without cleaving it, appears to promote DNA repair by a pathway involving RecA, rather than base excision.), whose amino-acid sequence MAKKPQRQANPPDTTSLKKLAQAAQECTGCDLYKNASQAVFGQGSKKAKIMIVGEQPGDKEDLAGLPFVGPAGELLRHCITEAGLSIDDIYLTNAVKHFKWKPAGKVRLHQKPSLTEIRACHPWLEKEMEAIKPKIIIALGATAATSVLGRVPKISTERGKVIQDDKTGDMIIISWHPSAILRGYDLEDSDLKRAQLIADLKLAKKKLT is encoded by the coding sequence ATGGCCAAAAAACCCCAGCGACAGGCAAATCCGCCTGATACGACTTCGTTAAAAAAATTAGCTCAAGCCGCGCAGGAATGCACGGGGTGTGATTTATATAAAAACGCTAGCCAAGCAGTGTTTGGGCAAGGATCTAAAAAAGCAAAAATCATGATTGTGGGGGAACAACCGGGAGATAAAGAAGATCTTGCAGGCTTACCCTTTGTCGGCCCCGCGGGGGAACTTTTGCGTCACTGTATTACTGAAGCGGGACTTTCCATTGATGATATTTATCTTACAAACGCCGTGAAACATTTTAAGTGGAAGCCTGCGGGGAAAGTGCGGCTTCATCAAAAACCATCATTAACTGAGATCAGAGCCTGTCATCCTTGGTTAGAAAAAGAAATGGAAGCGATAAAACCAAAAATAATTATCGCGCTTGGCGCTACAGCTGCGACCAGTGTTTTAGGGCGTGTGCCGAAAATATCGACTGAAAGAGGAAAAGTTATTCAGGATGATAAAACAGGAGATATGATTATTATCTCCTGGCATCCTTCGGCTATTTTGCGTGGATATGATCTTGAGGACAGTGATCTAAAAAGAGCCCAATTGATTGCAGATCTTAAGCTCGCAAAGAAAAAACTTACTTAA
- a CDS encoding SGNH/GDSL hydrolase family protein, producing MIRNSFALVLTLLLSAVAVANPIKILFIGNSFTFVPGGTTNPALPNHFKDIALALNTEVEIDFVVKPGQTLKKHYDEGEVAMKLSSKKYDYVVLQSQSLEALELPRCFHEKGGPVGRPEFLEYSKKLLDLIALNGAKPVIFAHWTYKQDHPFFKDDFVCLKFESNEFNAGKNWYGINLLEYQLMLNEGYSLAAIHSPNAIKSLVGTKWQALMTKIPDSTLYHPDSYHPSAQGSFFSAMVLAKDILNLNVHLLTEHPWEITAHQFEQMKTVLTD from the coding sequence ATGATCAGAAATAGTTTCGCGCTTGTTCTTACGTTACTCCTATCGGCAGTTGCAGTAGCGAATCCTATTAAGATCTTATTTATCGGAAACTCTTTTACCTTCGTTCCTGGCGGAACAACGAATCCCGCTTTACCTAATCACTTTAAAGATATCGCGCTAGCCTTAAACACAGAGGTAGAAATCGATTTCGTAGTAAAGCCCGGTCAAACATTGAAGAAACACTACGATGAGGGCGAGGTAGCTATGAAGCTTTCATCAAAAAAATACGACTACGTAGTTTTGCAATCTCAAAGCCTTGAAGCCTTAGAGTTACCAAGATGCTTCCATGAAAAGGGTGGCCCCGTAGGACGCCCTGAGTTTCTAGAATACTCGAAAAAATTGTTGGATCTTATCGCCCTTAACGGAGCTAAGCCCGTTATTTTTGCCCATTGGACTTATAAGCAAGATCACCCTTTTTTTAAAGATGATTTTGTGTGCTTGAAATTTGAAAGTAACGAATTCAACGCCGGGAAAAATTGGTACGGTATTAATCTGCTAGAATACCAGCTGATGCTTAACGAGGGCTATTCCTTAGCCGCAATTCACAGTCCCAATGCCATAAAATCCTTGGTGGGCACTAAGTGGCAAGCGCTAATGACAAAGATCCCTGATTCCACTCTGTACCACCCTGACAGCTACCATCCATCAGCCCAAGGTTCATTCTTCAGTGCCATGGTATTAGCAAAAGACATCCTAAACCTAAATGTTCATCTTCTAACTGAACACCCGTGGGAAATCACAGCCCATCAATTCGAACAAATGAAAACAGTCCTAACTGACTAG